In Gimesia panareensis, the genomic window GGCTCGCCAAACTTGGAGATGCGCACCGTATGCGATCCCGGCACGGCACCATGGGCATCCTGATTGTAGATGAGCTCATATTTGCCGGCTTCGTCTGTCTTCCCCACAGAGGGAGCACCCGCGCCCGGTTCAAAAGTGACCTCAGCGCCACTGAGTGGATTTCCATCGAGGGTGACGGTCCCTGAAACTTCTCCCAGTTCCGGCGTATCAGATGCACCGCCGCCACA contains:
- a CDS encoding carboxypeptidase-like regulatory domain-containing protein, coding for MRNVIHSQYQTARALGLLILLTCLTAGCGGGASDTPELGEVSGTVTLDGNPLSGAEVTFEPGAGAPSVGKTDEAGKYELIYNQDAHGAVPGSHTVRISKFGEPGSPNDTENQIPAQFNVTSTLTAEVKVGDNTVNFDLDSKQK